From a single Nicotiana tomentosiformis chromosome 2, ASM39032v3, whole genome shotgun sequence genomic region:
- the LOC104108793 gene encoding pentatricopeptide repeat-containing protein At1g09220, mitochondrial isoform X1: MGRDVNHLLNLVKRHQNYRRAIQQIHTQLIFTTAENAFNPSSIPIILTLWNSVIRHYSLGILPQEAFFLFQKLRFQYQKVIFFDSFTYLFLIKASANLEQFYIGKQLHCLSLKDGFESHVYVQTALVNMYGECGLVREAKKVFDKMPVRNSVTWNALISGFVKWGDVKVARAVFDAMPEKNVISWTGLIDGYTRMGRFNEALTLFREMVVVEGIKPSEVSLLAIFPAIWNVRCLECCQMVHAYGEKSGINAFDIRVMNSLVDAYAKCGSIDDAVRVFEDIIDERRNLVSWTSIISGCAMHGMAKEASDSYQMMVDAGVEPNRITFLSMLNACSHGGLVDEGLEFFRKMVDEFGIQPDIKHYGSLIDMLGREGRLVEAEEIALEIPNAMSNVVIWRTLLGACSFHDNADLGERVMQKIMEMENKYGGDYVLLSNILAGQTQSKESQDPHYPIQTKDLLLRR; encoded by the exons ATGGGCAGAGATGTTAATCATCTTCTTAACCTCGTTAAAAGACACCAGAACTACCGCAGAGCAATTCAACAGATTCATACTCAGTTAATATTCACGACTGCCGAAAACGCCTTTAACCCAAGTTCAATACCCATCATATTAACTTTGTGGAACTCTGTAATTCGCCATTACTCTCTTGGCATTTTACCACAAGAAGCCTTTTTTCTTTTCCAGAAACTCCGATTCCAGTATCAAAAAGTTATCTTTTTTGATAGTTTTACATATTTATTCTTGATCAAAGCATCTGCCAATTTAGAACAGTTTTATATTGGAAAACAGCTTCATTGTTTGAGCTTGAAGGATGGATTTGAATCGCATGTTTATGTGCAAACTGCCTTGGTTAATATGTATGGTGAATGTGGGTTAGTTAGGGAAGCGAAGAAGGTGTTCGATAAAATGCCTGTCAGAAATTCTGTGACTTGGAATGCTTTGATCAGTGGTTTTGTTAAATGGGGTGATGTTAAGGTTGCTCGGGCGGTGTTCGATGCAATGCCGGAGAAGAATGTCATTTCGTGGACGGGTCTCATTGATGGGTATACGCGGATGGGTCGGTTTAATGAGGCTTTGACTTTGTTTCGCGAGATGGTTGTGGTCGAGGGGATTAAACCGAGTGAAGTGAGTCTTTTGGCGATTTTCCCTGCTATTTGGAATGTTAGGTGTCTAGAGTGTTGCCAAATGGTTCACGCTTACGGGGAGAAAAGTGGTATTAATGCTTTTGATATCCGTGTTATGAATTCGCTTGTAGATGCTTATGCTAAATGTGGAAGCATAGACGATGCTGTGAGAGTTTTTGAGGATATAATAGATGAAAGAAGGAATTTGGTGTCATGGACGTCGATAATATCAGGATGTGCAATGCATGGGATGGCAAAAGAAGCTTCGGATAGTTATCAGATGATGGTGGATGCAGGTGTTGAACCGAATCGCATAACGTTTTTGAGCATGCTCAATGCTTGCAGTCATGGAGGTTTAGTGGATGAGGGGCTCGAGTTTTTCAGGAAGATGGTTGATGAGTTTGGGATTCAACCAGACATTAAGCATTATGGCAGCTTGATAGACATGTTAGGCAGAGAAGGTAGGTTAGTAGAAGCAGAAGAAATAGCTTTGGAGATACCTAATGCTATGTCTAATGTTGTGATTTGGAGAACACTATTGGGAGCTTGTAGTTTTCATGATAATGCAGATCTGGGAGAAAGAGTTATGCAGAAGATCATGGAGATGGAAAACAAATACGGTGGTGATTATGTGCTTCTTTCGAATATCCTTGCAG GTCAAACACAGAGTAAAGAGAGTCAAGATCCTCACTATCCAATTCAAACAAAGGATCTATTACTCCGTCGTTGA
- the LOC104108793 gene encoding pentatricopeptide repeat-containing protein At1g09220, mitochondrial isoform X2 — protein MGRDVNHLLNLVKRHQNYRRAIQQIHTQLIFTTAENAFNPSSIPIILTLWNSVIRHYSLGILPQEAFFLFQKLRFQYQKVIFFDSFTYLFLIKASANLEQFYIGKQLHCLSLKDGFESHVYVQTALVNMYGECGLVREAKKVFDKMPVRNSVTWNALISGFVKWGDVKVARAVFDAMPEKNVISWTGLIDGYTRMGRFNEALTLFREMVVVEGIKPSEVSLLAIFPAIWNVRCLECCQMVHAYGEKSGINAFDIRVMNSLVDAYAKCGSIDDAVRVFEDIIDERRNLVSWTSIISGCAMHGMAKEASDSYQMMVDAGVEPNRITFLSMLNACSHGGLVDEGLEFFRKMVDEFGIQPDIKHYGSLIDMLGREGRLVEAEEIALEIPNAMSNVVIWRTLLGACSFHDNADLGERVMQKIMEMENKYGGDYVLLSNILAGMGRSNTE, from the exons ATGGGCAGAGATGTTAATCATCTTCTTAACCTCGTTAAAAGACACCAGAACTACCGCAGAGCAATTCAACAGATTCATACTCAGTTAATATTCACGACTGCCGAAAACGCCTTTAACCCAAGTTCAATACCCATCATATTAACTTTGTGGAACTCTGTAATTCGCCATTACTCTCTTGGCATTTTACCACAAGAAGCCTTTTTTCTTTTCCAGAAACTCCGATTCCAGTATCAAAAAGTTATCTTTTTTGATAGTTTTACATATTTATTCTTGATCAAAGCATCTGCCAATTTAGAACAGTTTTATATTGGAAAACAGCTTCATTGTTTGAGCTTGAAGGATGGATTTGAATCGCATGTTTATGTGCAAACTGCCTTGGTTAATATGTATGGTGAATGTGGGTTAGTTAGGGAAGCGAAGAAGGTGTTCGATAAAATGCCTGTCAGAAATTCTGTGACTTGGAATGCTTTGATCAGTGGTTTTGTTAAATGGGGTGATGTTAAGGTTGCTCGGGCGGTGTTCGATGCAATGCCGGAGAAGAATGTCATTTCGTGGACGGGTCTCATTGATGGGTATACGCGGATGGGTCGGTTTAATGAGGCTTTGACTTTGTTTCGCGAGATGGTTGTGGTCGAGGGGATTAAACCGAGTGAAGTGAGTCTTTTGGCGATTTTCCCTGCTATTTGGAATGTTAGGTGTCTAGAGTGTTGCCAAATGGTTCACGCTTACGGGGAGAAAAGTGGTATTAATGCTTTTGATATCCGTGTTATGAATTCGCTTGTAGATGCTTATGCTAAATGTGGAAGCATAGACGATGCTGTGAGAGTTTTTGAGGATATAATAGATGAAAGAAGGAATTTGGTGTCATGGACGTCGATAATATCAGGATGTGCAATGCATGGGATGGCAAAAGAAGCTTCGGATAGTTATCAGATGATGGTGGATGCAGGTGTTGAACCGAATCGCATAACGTTTTTGAGCATGCTCAATGCTTGCAGTCATGGAGGTTTAGTGGATGAGGGGCTCGAGTTTTTCAGGAAGATGGTTGATGAGTTTGGGATTCAACCAGACATTAAGCATTATGGCAGCTTGATAGACATGTTAGGCAGAGAAGGTAGGTTAGTAGAAGCAGAAGAAATAGCTTTGGAGATACCTAATGCTATGTCTAATGTTGTGATTTGGAGAACACTATTGGGAGCTTGTAGTTTTCATGATAATGCAGATCTGGGAGAAAGAGTTATGCAGAAGATCATGGAGATGGAAAACAAATACGGTGGTGATTATGTGCTTCTTTCGAATATCCTTGCAGGTATGGGCAG GTCAAACACAGAGTAA
- the LOC104108792 gene encoding uncharacterized protein, with the protein MGSSSEICYQEEKKTISFFDYVANVLKESFQCLTIILLSLLLPLSFIVLARLSVARYFITTSAEYYIRPDSLLVKIFLYANPNILHVLVPLVAVSALIHGLTGVEGSIAIGIGGSSSFSHHERLCLLSRVIFFFGLHETTSFWSKKVVKPVVDDTVFGVETADDRVVEKVAMAMSFGVLWWWKLRDEVESLVVVAEVKRELIGSVDFVGWCLYYMTLAIGMVKIVKGLIWVCFVLFCGNVVDSSDNAGYSTRNDEKL; encoded by the exons ATGGGATCAAGTTCAGAAATATGCTACCAAGAAGAGAAGAAAACCATTTCATTCTTCGACTATGTTGCCAATGTGTTAAAAGAATCATTTCAATGCCTTACCATTATCCTCCTCAGCCTTCTCCTCCCTCTCTCTTTTATTGTCCTCGCCAGGCTCTCAGTCGCTCGCTATTTCATTACCACCTCAGCTGAGTACTACATACGACCTGATTCTCTTCTCGTCAAAATCTTCCTCTACGCGAATCCCAATATTCTGCACGTACTAGTTCCACTTGTCGCCGTTTCAGCTCTCATCCACGGGTTAACAG GCGTAGAAGGTAGTATAGCTATTGGAATAGGTGGTAGTTCAAGTTTTAGTCATCACGAAAGATTATGTTTATTGAGTAGAGTTATATTCTTTTTCGGGTTGCATGAAACGACGTCATTTTGGTCCAAGAAAGTGGTGAAGCCGGTAGTGGACGACACCGTTTTCGGGGTCGAAACGGCGGATGATAGGGTGGTTGAGAAGGTGGCAATGGCAATGAGTTTTGGTGTGTTGTGGTGGTGGAAATTGAGGGATGAAGTTGAGTCTTTAGTTGTTGTGGCTGAGGTGAAAAGGGAGTTGATAGGTAGTGTTGATTTTGTTGGTTGGTGCTTGTATTATATGACTCTGGCAATTGGTATGGTTAAGATTGTGAAGGGTCTTATTTgggtttgttttgttttgttttgtggGAATGTGGTTGACTCTTCGGACAATGCCGGCTATTCTACAAGAAATGATGAAAAG TTGTAa
- the LOC104108791 gene encoding uncharacterized protein, whose product MNECGGTRYEGLASIVRKKRSQMLRRPRPESLTFPERRDQSPLTPVSDSVGRVSSGENTDDANVGGRIYKFNHGISRDSSANRFKGDYASKKNKEDAGSSVTYNNARKGDDTDLRNGASLRQVGNAENNGANDSKLKKVKLKVGGVTRTIQTKNNSYGASGSSSSTKSARPSDAFRPRQNLTPQDNSSEDGPPADKKSGSKGISWNDFSGGTFGTSKGDMGRNVLEKQGDKPHQNRKSKKMPKRLVLDGLDDDEDDEIRYLEKLKTSKVAGYKDLGEESTKTRSLSRVLKVDKYEILDDVGRSGKEVERISDRSSEYTDYEEDSPETPAETKREASLTTRQRALLSSRDTSATSANQIEFPNGLPPPPPRKQKEKLTAVEQQLKKAEAAERRRMQNEKAARELEAEAIRKILGQDSNRKKREEKIKKQQEELAQEKAAKEKMLASSTIRTVMGPTGTVVTFPQDMGLPSIFDSKPCSYPPPREKCAGPSCENPYKYRDSKSNLPLCSLKCYKAIHEKGC is encoded by the exons ATGAATGAGTGTGGTGGTACTCGATATGAAGGGCTCGCCTCTATTGTTAgaaagaaaagaagccagatgttgcGTCGACCTAGACCAGAGAGTCTGACGTTTCCTGAACGCCGTGATCAGTCACCCCTTACACCAGTTTCAGATAGTGTTGGTAGGGTCTCTAGCGGTGAGAATACTGACGATGCTAATGTTGGAGGGAGAATCTACAAGTTTAATCACGGTATATCTAGAGATTCTTCTGCTAACAGATTCAAAGGTGATTATGCTTCTAAGAAGAACAAGGAGGATGCGGGATCTAGTGTGACATATAATAATGCACGTAAGGGAGATGATACGGATCTCAGGAATGGTGCATCTCTTAGGCAGGTAGGGAACGCTGAGAACAATGGAGCTAACGATAGCAAGCTGAAAAAGGTAAAGCTGAAAGTTGGTGGCGTGACACGCACTATTCAAACCAAAAACAATTCTTATGGAGCATCTGGCAGTTCATCGTCTACTAAAAGTGCACGACCTTCTGATGCCTTTCGGCCACGACAGAATCTCACTCCTCAG GACAATTCAAGTGAAGACGGTCCTCCGGCAGATAAGAAAAGTGGGTCAAAAGGAATTTCCTGGAACGATTTCTCAGGAGGCACTTTTGGTACTAGCAAGGGCGATATGGGAAGGAATGTGTTAGAAAAACAAGGAGACAAGCCTCATCAAAATCGTAAGAGCAAGAAGATGCCAAAGAGGCTTGTTTTGGATGGccttgatgatgatgaggatgacGAGATTCGGTATTTGGAGAAGCTTAAAACCTCGAAGGTTGCAGGATATAAGGATTTGGGGGAAGAATCAACTAAGACTAGAAGTCTTTCCCGCGTTTTGAAGGTCGATAAGTATGAAATCTTGGACGATGTTGGAAGGTCAGGCAAAGAAGTTGAGAGAATATCAGATCGAAGTTCCGAGTACACTGATTATGAGGAGGATTCCCCTGAGACACCGGCTGAAACAAAAAGGGAAGCAAGTCTCACAACACGGCAACGAGCTCTTCTATCAAGCAGGGATACCTCTGCCACTTCTGCTAATCAGATTGAGTTTCCTAACGGCTTACCGCCGCCACCACCTCGAA AACAAAAGGAGAAGCTAACAGCAGTTGAGCAGCAACTGAAGAAAGCAGAGGCTGCTGAGAGACGTCGAATGCAAAACGAGAAGGCAGCTAGGGAATTAGAG GCTGAGGCAATTAGAAAAATACTAGGTCAAGATTCCAACAGGAAGAAGCGAGAAGAGAAAATCAAGAAGCAGCAAGAAGAGTTGGCACAG GAGAAGGCTGCTAAAGAGAAGATGCTTGCGTCGAGCACTATCAGAACGGTTATGGGCCCCACTGGTACTGTCGTGACATTTCCTCAGGATATGGGTTTGCCAAGTATTTTTGACTCTAAGCCTTGCAG TTATCCTCCCCCTCGCGAGAAATGTGCTGGTCCTTCCTGTGAGAACCCATACAAATATCGTGATTCGAAGTCAAACCTTCCTCTTTGCAGTCTTAAGTGCTACAAAGCAATTCATGAAAAAGGCTGTTAA
- the LOC104096845 gene encoding receptor-like protein kinase ANXUR1, giving the protein MLTKIVHILLLFVCLSSISRSLHAAKGDDQNTLFLACGSENGGTDEDERKWEPDAKYLISVDKSVISQPESQGPSSPSVVPYINARIFQSESSYNLPVKNQTAYILLRLHFNPSPYPNFNISNSYVTVSAGKFTLLNNFSAFITAQAFSQSYIIKEYLLTPVNSPTLEIKIKPFGNSPFAFINGIEMITSPDLFFGPDPTLVGFDVEFATAQQTISVKDNIMELLYRVNVGGQYIPPKNDSGGLMRSWYEDTPYIDGAALGVTMSSNMTIFYDDLPTYVAPLVVYESCRSMGYDSNVNLQYNLTWVFNVDPGFSYLVRFHWCDFTIDATRVNSLVFNVYINGQIAEREMDLIAFKNGKKAVPLEKDYVTHIIDDKSGKDKLWIAVHPSGTGTEFANALVNGIEIFKMNAGNTSLAGRNPAISDLMKKQQEVEQSKKEAPRPFADEKKSHSTSAIITGAAGGVAAFGVAAVLLIVAYKRKKRTAPGAEGTTSWLPIYGNSHSSSTKSASGRSCGSTTISSDAASNCRYFSLAEIKQATKNFDESYVIGVGGFGKVYKGVIDGDTKVAIKRSNPSSQQGVNEFQTEIEMLSKLRHRHLVSLIGFCEENNEMVLVYDHMAHGTLREHLYKGNKTILSWKQRLEICIGAARGLHYLHTGAKYTIIHRDVKSTNILLNDKWVAKVSDFGLSKTGPNMNQGHVTTVVKGSFGYLDPEYFRRQQLTEKSDVYSFGVVLFEVLCARPALNPNLSKEQVSLADWALACQRKGNLEDIIDPQLKGKINPECLKIFARTAEKCLADNGIDRPSMGDVLWNLEYALQLEENPDGVASNSEATKNVDQEKAEVVDQHSLIAMHRSTLSLESETGDNNTDDVFSQIVNQTGR; this is encoded by the coding sequence ATGTTAACAAAGATCGTACACATTTTGCTACTATTCGTATGTCTTTCTTCTATTTCTCGCTCGCTTCATGCTGCAAAAGGTGATGATCAAAATACATTATTTTTAGCATGTGGTTCGGAAAATGGTGGAACGGATGAAGATGAGAGAAAATGGGAACCCGACGCGAAATATCTAATTTCAGTTGATAAATCAGTCATTTCACAACCTGAATCTCAAGGCCCTTCTTCTCCATCTGTTGTACCATATATAAATGCAAGAATTTTTCAATCTGAATCTTCATATAACCTTCCCGTTAAAAACCAAACAGCTTATATTTTACTCAGGCTTCATTTCAATCCATCCCCTTATCCTAATTTCAACATTTCCAATTCATATGTCACAGTTTCTGCTGGTAAATTTACATTGTTAAATAATTTCAGTGCCTTTATAACAGCTCAAGCCTTTTCACAAAGTTACATTATTAAAGAATACCTTTTAACTCCTGTAAATTCTCCAACCTTGGAAATCAAAATTAAGCCTTTTGGTAATTCACCATTTGCATTTATTAATGGAATTGAAATGATCACGTCGCCTGATTTGTTTTTCGGCCCTGATCCTACGTTGGTTGGTTTCGACGTTGAATTTGCTACTGCACAACAAACTATATCTGTAAAGGATAATATTATGGAGTTGTTGTATAGGGTCAATGTTGGTGGACAATATATTCCTCCGAAAAATGATTCAGGCGGGTTAATGAGAAGTTGGTATGAAGATACTCCTTACATAGATGGCGCGGCATTAGGCGTTACTATGAGCAGCAACATGACAATTTTTTACGATGACTTGCCAACGTACGTTGCACCACTTGTTGTGTACGAGAGTTGTAGATCGATGGGTTATGATTCGAATGTCAACTTACAATATAACCTCACTTGGGTTTTCAATGTTGATCCGGGGTTTTCATATCTCGTGAGGTTTCACTGGTGTGATTTCACTATCGATGCCACGAGGGTCAATTCCTTGGTCTTTAATGTATATATCAATGGACAAATTGCAGAACGCGAAATGGATTTAATTGCATTCAAAAATGGGAAAAAGGCAGTCCCATTAGAAAAAGATTATGTGACTCATATTATTGATGATAAATCAGGGAAGGATAAACTTTGGATTGCAGTACATCCATCTGGTACTGGAACTGAATTTGCTAATGCACTTGTAAATGGGATTGAGATCTTTAAAATGAATGCTGGAAATACGAGCTTAGCAGGACGGAATCCTGCAATTTCAGATTTAATGAAGAAGCAACAAGAAGTAGAACAAAGTAAAAAAGAAGCTCCGCGTCCATTTGCTGATGAGAAGAAATCACATAGTACTTCTGCTATAATTACTGGTGCTGCTGGTGGAGTTGCTGCATTTGGTGTAGCTGCTGTTTTACTTATTGTTGCTTATAAGAGGAAAAAGAGAACAGCCCCGGGAGCTGAAGGTACAACGAGTTGGCTACCGATTTATGGTAACTCTCATTCTTCCAGTACCAAATCAGCTTCAGGAAGAAGTTGTGGTAGCACGACGATATCTTCAGATGCTGCTTCTAATTGTCGATATTTTTCATTAGCTGAGATCAAACAGGCTACTAAGAATTTCGACGAATCTTATGTTATTGGTGTTGGTGGATTTGGTAAGGTGTATAAAGGAGTTATCGATGGTGACACGAAAGTTGCAATCAAAAGATCAAATCCGTCTTCACAACAAGGGGTGAACGAGTTCCAGACTGAGATCGAGATGCTGTCAAAACTAAGGCATCGACATTTAGTGTCATTGATCGGATTTTGTGAAGAGAATAATGAAATGGTCCTTGTTTATGATCACATGGCGCACGGAACATTAAGGGAACATCTTTATAAAGGTAATAAAACTATATTATCTTGGAAGCAAAGGTTGGAAATTTGTATTGGAGCAGCCAGAGGACTTCATTACCTTCACACTGGAGCTAAATACACTATTATACATAGAGATGTGAAAAgtacaaatattttattaaatgaTAAGTGGGTTGCTAAGGTTTCGGATTTTGGACTTTCGAAAACAGGTCCAAATATGAACCAAGGACATGTTACAACAGTTGTAAAAGGTAGCTTCGGTTATTTGGATCCTGAATACTTTAGAAGACAACAACTGACTGAAAAATCAGATGTGTACTCATTTGGTGTTGTCTTGTTTGAAGTATTATGTGCAAGGCCAGCACTTAATCCAAACCTTTCGAAAGAACAAGTTAGTCTTGCAGATTGGGCATTAGCTTGTCAAAGAAAAGGGAATTTAGAAGATATTATTGATCCACAGTTAAAAGGAAAGATAAATCCTGAATGCTTGAAAATTTTTGCTCGAACAGCAGAGAAATGCTTAGCTGATAATGGTATTGATCGTCCGTCTATGGGCGACGTGCTTTGGAATCTTGAATATGCACTTCAGTTAGAGGAAAATCCAGATGGGGTTGCATCAAATTCTGAGGCAACTAAAAATGTGGATCAAGAAAAGGCTGAAGTAGTAGATCAACACAGTTTGATAGCTATGCATAGAAGTACTTTGAGCCTTGAAAGTGAAACTGGTGATAATAACACAGATGATGTCTTTTCTCAGATTGTGAATCAAACAGGAAGGTAA